In Populus nigra chromosome 1, ddPopNigr1.1, whole genome shotgun sequence, one genomic interval encodes:
- the LOC133695797 gene encoding uncharacterized protein LOC133695797 isoform X1, with protein MHWLYQWFREESCRWEFPVYETVKYIRDVKTGKINERIYHFVVSTGSSKNSLVGEVSIDFADNAEATIASTVSLPLKNSKSDGVLHDGPLINASLNSELNGNDRTSSGSDITMSSSESRSGLNTPRELGLRNNMLQDPTSFLSSRTRTSASLLSKANVSAASYVEHQQPQWELSADSAHDISNYDSTNSFQGSFTRERSHQASDIEMEKLKSELVMLSRQQDVSELEIQTLRKQIVKESKRGRDLSREILGLKGERDMLKSECEKLKAFQKCMEEAKSKNKLPFKCGDPFLEEVRQELNYEKDLNSNLRLQLQKTLESNAELILAVKDLNEMLEQKSRETSDLSSKARSYKNAISRSNTGDDEEQKALEELVKEHKDAKETCSLEQKIMDLCSEIEIYRGERDELEMQMEQLELDYEILKQENHGISYKLEQSQLQEQLKIQYECSPSFPNTNELEAQVESLENELKKQSKENSDSLTTIKELQTHIKSLEKELEQQAQEFDADLEVLTSARVEQEQRAIQAEEALRKTKLKNANTAEKLQEEFRRLSIHMASTFDANEKVAMKALAEASELHMQKGKLEEMLQKANEELQSVKDGYESKLHVLSNQLNLKMHQIEQMLMEIEDKFRQLEQQEKHDEECVGAFSHENQGLKAELEMLSIENNHLSEQAEQNENMSLEVEQMKTSIKHTAALVQKGNMKRNELVSTISLLKKEADKSQEELNRMRCLKDEKESAMSLLQSDVRMLKAQCDDLKHSLFEDELAKEKLRRQLLQLKSELKKKEDALTSMEKKLKDSNKCIAVSEGTKSTMTNNKFAPVPYGSKEMANLRDRIKLLEVQIKLKETSLEASANSFSEKERDLQNKIAELEGRVEELNQNCACFCSNQLRKSSEDNIGITPNGDIAEDLSRDENPSSSTSGMSKENGNLKLSIKSDHSSASELEPKTCSVNNTDHNANEELGELESLKERNKSMENELKEMQERYSEMSLKFAQVEGERQQLTMTLRNLKNATARKT; from the exons ATGCATTGGCTATATCAGTGGTTCCGAGAAGAAAGTTGTCGATGGGAGTTTCCGGTCTATGAAACAGTGAAATACATTCGTGATGTGAAAACAGGGAAGATCAATGAGAGAATATACCATTTTGTTGTCTCCACT GGATCATCGAAAAATAGTTTAGTTGGAGAAGTTTCTATAGATTTTGCTGATAATGCTGAGGCAACTATAGCTTCCACAGTTTCTCTTCCCCTCAAGAATTCAAAATCTGATGGGGTTTTGCAT GATGGACCACTTATCAATGCATCTCTCAATTCTGAATTAAATGGCAATGACAGGACTTCTAGTGGATCTGACATTACAATGTCAAGTTCTGAAAGTCGCTCTGGACTCAATACCCCACGAGAACTTGGATTGAGAAACAACATGCTACAGGACCCTACTAGCTTTCTATCATCTCGAACCCGCACTTCAGCATCTCTCCTGTCAAAAGCAAATGTTTCCGCAGCAAGCTATGTGGAGCATCAGCAACCACAATGGGAGTTATCCGCAGATTCTGCTCATGATATAAGTAATTATGACTCGACAAATAGTTTTCAAGGCTCCTTCACAAGAGAGAGATCTCATCAGGCTTCAGATATTGAGATGGAAAAACTCAAGTCTGAACTCGTTATGTTGTCAAGACAGCAAGATGTGTCAGAGTTGGAAATACAAACCCTGCGGAAACAAATTGTAAAAGAGAGCAAAAGGGGGCGGGACCTCTCCAGAGAAATCTTGGGATTAAAAGGGGAGAGAGATATGCTCAAGTCAGAGTGCGAGAAACTCAAGGCATTTCAGAAATGCATGGAGGAggcaaaaagcaaaaacaagttACCTTTCAAATGTGGGGATCCATTTCTTGAAGAAGTTCGACAAGAGCTGAATTATGAGAAGGACCTGAATTCCAACCTCCGGTTACAACTTCAGAAAACGCTGGAATCAAATGCTGAGTTGATACTTGCTGTGAAAGACCTCAATGAAATGTTAGAGCAGAAAAGTAGGGAAACATCTGACCTTTCCAGCAAAGCAAGATCCTATAAGAATGCAATCTCAAGAAGTAATACTGGTGATGATGAAGAGCAAAAGGCACTGGAAGAACTTGTTAAGGAGCATAAGGATGCTAAAGAAACGTGTTCTCTGGAGCAAAAGATTATGGACCTCTGCAGTGAAATAGAGATCTATAGGGGGGAGAGAGATGAGCTGGAGATGCAAATGGAGCAGCTGGAACTCGACTATGAGATATTGAAGCAGGAGAACCATGGCATATCATATAAATTAGAACAAAGTCAGCTGCAAGAACAGCTGAAGATACAGTATGAATGCTCCCCTTCGTTTCCCAACACAAATGAACTAGAAGCTCAGGTTGAGAGCTTAGAAAATGAACTAAAGAAGCAGTCAAAGGAAAACTCTGATTCTTTGACCACCATAAAGGAACTACAAACCCATATAAAGAGCTTGGAGAAAGAATTGGAACAGCAGGCCCAAGAGTTTGATGCTGATCTGGAAGTTTTAACAAGTGCAAGAGTTGAGCAGGAGCAGAGAGCCATTCAAGCAGAGGAAGCCTTGCgaaagacaaaattgaaaaacgcTAATACAGCTGAGAAACTACAAGAAGAATTTAGGAGGTTGTCCATTCATATGGCCTCAACTTTTGATGCAAATGAGAAGGTAGCTATGAAAGCGCTTGCAGAAGCTAGTGAACTACATATGCAGAAAGGAAAACTGGAAGAAATGCTTCAGAAAGCTAACGAGGAGCTCCAATCAGTTAAGGATGGTTATGAGTCAAAATTGCATGTTCTTTCCAACCAACTGAATTTGAAAATGCATCAGATAGAACAGATGTTGATGGAAATTGAGGATAAATTCAGACAGCTTGAACAGCAAGAGAAGCATGATGAAGAATGTGTAGGAGCCTTCTCCCATGAAAACCAAGGCCTAAAAGCTGAGCTTGAAATGCTCTCAATAGAAAACAATCACCTTTCTGAGCAAGCAGAACAGAATGAAAATATGAGTTTAGAGGTGGAACAAATGAAGACATCAATTAAGCACACTGCCGCGCTGGTACAAAAAGGAAATATGAAACGGAATGAACTGGTGAGTACAATTTCTTTGTTGAAGAAGGAAGCAGATAAGTCGCAGGAGGAGTTAAATAGAATGAGGTGTCTCAAGGATGAGAAGGAGTCTGCAATGAGTCTCTTGCAATCAGACGTCAGAATGCTTAAAGCTCAATGTGATGACTTGAAACATTCTCTGTTTGAGGATGAGTTGGCAAAAGAAAAACTTAGAAGGCAGTTACTCCAATTAAAGAGTGAgctgaagaagaaggaagatgcTTTGACCAGCATGGAGAAGAAACTCAAGGACAGCAACAAATGCATAGCAGTTTCTGAAGGAACAAAAAGTACCATGACAAACAATAAGTTTGCTCCAGTTCCTTATGGCTCTAAAGAGATGGCAAATCTGAGGGACAGAATAAAATTGCTTGAG GTACAAATAAAGTTAAAGGAAACTTCTCTAGAAGCCTCTGCAAATTCGTTTTCAGAGAAGGAAAGGGatcttcaaaacaaaattgcagAGTTGGAGGGCAGGGTGGAAGAACTCAACCAGAACTGCGCATGTTTCTGCAGCAACCAACTCCGAAAG TCATCTGAAGACAACATTGGGATTACTCCAAATGGTGATATAGCTGAAGATTTAAGCAGGGATGAAAATCCAAGCAGTAGTACATCAGGGATGTCCAAAGAAAATGGGAATTTAAAACTGTCAATCAAGAG CGATCATTCCAGTGCATCGGAGTTGGAACCAAAAACCTGCTCTGTCAACAACACGGACCACAATGCCAATGAGGAGTTGGGTGAACTAGAGTCATTGAAGGAGAGAAACAAATCaatggaaaatgaactgaaggAGATGCAAGAAAGATATTCGGAAATGAGTCTCAAGTTTGCACAGGTAGAAGGTGAAAGACAACAGCTGACGATGACGCTACGAAATCTTAAGAATGCCACTGCCAGGAAGACCTGA
- the LOC133695797 gene encoding uncharacterized protein LOC133695797 isoform X2: MSSSESRSGLNTPRELGLRNNMLQDPTSFLSSRTRTSASLLSKANVSAASYVEHQQPQWELSADSAHDISNYDSTNSFQGSFTRERSHQASDIEMEKLKSELVMLSRQQDVSELEIQTLRKQIVKESKRGRDLSREILGLKGERDMLKSECEKLKAFQKCMEEAKSKNKLPFKCGDPFLEEVRQELNYEKDLNSNLRLQLQKTLESNAELILAVKDLNEMLEQKSRETSDLSSKARSYKNAISRSNTGDDEEQKALEELVKEHKDAKETCSLEQKIMDLCSEIEIYRGERDELEMQMEQLELDYEILKQENHGISYKLEQSQLQEQLKIQYECSPSFPNTNELEAQVESLENELKKQSKENSDSLTTIKELQTHIKSLEKELEQQAQEFDADLEVLTSARVEQEQRAIQAEEALRKTKLKNANTAEKLQEEFRRLSIHMASTFDANEKVAMKALAEASELHMQKGKLEEMLQKANEELQSVKDGYESKLHVLSNQLNLKMHQIEQMLMEIEDKFRQLEQQEKHDEECVGAFSHENQGLKAELEMLSIENNHLSEQAEQNENMSLEVEQMKTSIKHTAALVQKGNMKRNELVSTISLLKKEADKSQEELNRMRCLKDEKESAMSLLQSDVRMLKAQCDDLKHSLFEDELAKEKLRRQLLQLKSELKKKEDALTSMEKKLKDSNKCIAVSEGTKSTMTNNKFAPVPYGSKEMANLRDRIKLLEVQIKLKETSLEASANSFSEKERDLQNKIAELEGRVEELNQNCACFCSNQLRKSSEDNIGITPNGDIAEDLSRDENPSSSTSGMSKENGNLKLSIKSDHSSASELEPKTCSVNNTDHNANEELGELESLKERNKSMENELKEMQERYSEMSLKFAQVEGERQQLTMTLRNLKNATARKT; this comes from the exons ATGTCAAGTTCTGAAAGTCGCTCTGGACTCAATACCCCACGAGAACTTGGATTGAGAAACAACATGCTACAGGACCCTACTAGCTTTCTATCATCTCGAACCCGCACTTCAGCATCTCTCCTGTCAAAAGCAAATGTTTCCGCAGCAAGCTATGTGGAGCATCAGCAACCACAATGGGAGTTATCCGCAGATTCTGCTCATGATATAAGTAATTATGACTCGACAAATAGTTTTCAAGGCTCCTTCACAAGAGAGAGATCTCATCAGGCTTCAGATATTGAGATGGAAAAACTCAAGTCTGAACTCGTTATGTTGTCAAGACAGCAAGATGTGTCAGAGTTGGAAATACAAACCCTGCGGAAACAAATTGTAAAAGAGAGCAAAAGGGGGCGGGACCTCTCCAGAGAAATCTTGGGATTAAAAGGGGAGAGAGATATGCTCAAGTCAGAGTGCGAGAAACTCAAGGCATTTCAGAAATGCATGGAGGAggcaaaaagcaaaaacaagttACCTTTCAAATGTGGGGATCCATTTCTTGAAGAAGTTCGACAAGAGCTGAATTATGAGAAGGACCTGAATTCCAACCTCCGGTTACAACTTCAGAAAACGCTGGAATCAAATGCTGAGTTGATACTTGCTGTGAAAGACCTCAATGAAATGTTAGAGCAGAAAAGTAGGGAAACATCTGACCTTTCCAGCAAAGCAAGATCCTATAAGAATGCAATCTCAAGAAGTAATACTGGTGATGATGAAGAGCAAAAGGCACTGGAAGAACTTGTTAAGGAGCATAAGGATGCTAAAGAAACGTGTTCTCTGGAGCAAAAGATTATGGACCTCTGCAGTGAAATAGAGATCTATAGGGGGGAGAGAGATGAGCTGGAGATGCAAATGGAGCAGCTGGAACTCGACTATGAGATATTGAAGCAGGAGAACCATGGCATATCATATAAATTAGAACAAAGTCAGCTGCAAGAACAGCTGAAGATACAGTATGAATGCTCCCCTTCGTTTCCCAACACAAATGAACTAGAAGCTCAGGTTGAGAGCTTAGAAAATGAACTAAAGAAGCAGTCAAAGGAAAACTCTGATTCTTTGACCACCATAAAGGAACTACAAACCCATATAAAGAGCTTGGAGAAAGAATTGGAACAGCAGGCCCAAGAGTTTGATGCTGATCTGGAAGTTTTAACAAGTGCAAGAGTTGAGCAGGAGCAGAGAGCCATTCAAGCAGAGGAAGCCTTGCgaaagacaaaattgaaaaacgcTAATACAGCTGAGAAACTACAAGAAGAATTTAGGAGGTTGTCCATTCATATGGCCTCAACTTTTGATGCAAATGAGAAGGTAGCTATGAAAGCGCTTGCAGAAGCTAGTGAACTACATATGCAGAAAGGAAAACTGGAAGAAATGCTTCAGAAAGCTAACGAGGAGCTCCAATCAGTTAAGGATGGTTATGAGTCAAAATTGCATGTTCTTTCCAACCAACTGAATTTGAAAATGCATCAGATAGAACAGATGTTGATGGAAATTGAGGATAAATTCAGACAGCTTGAACAGCAAGAGAAGCATGATGAAGAATGTGTAGGAGCCTTCTCCCATGAAAACCAAGGCCTAAAAGCTGAGCTTGAAATGCTCTCAATAGAAAACAATCACCTTTCTGAGCAAGCAGAACAGAATGAAAATATGAGTTTAGAGGTGGAACAAATGAAGACATCAATTAAGCACACTGCCGCGCTGGTACAAAAAGGAAATATGAAACGGAATGAACTGGTGAGTACAATTTCTTTGTTGAAGAAGGAAGCAGATAAGTCGCAGGAGGAGTTAAATAGAATGAGGTGTCTCAAGGATGAGAAGGAGTCTGCAATGAGTCTCTTGCAATCAGACGTCAGAATGCTTAAAGCTCAATGTGATGACTTGAAACATTCTCTGTTTGAGGATGAGTTGGCAAAAGAAAAACTTAGAAGGCAGTTACTCCAATTAAAGAGTGAgctgaagaagaaggaagatgcTTTGACCAGCATGGAGAAGAAACTCAAGGACAGCAACAAATGCATAGCAGTTTCTGAAGGAACAAAAAGTACCATGACAAACAATAAGTTTGCTCCAGTTCCTTATGGCTCTAAAGAGATGGCAAATCTGAGGGACAGAATAAAATTGCTTGAG GTACAAATAAAGTTAAAGGAAACTTCTCTAGAAGCCTCTGCAAATTCGTTTTCAGAGAAGGAAAGGGatcttcaaaacaaaattgcagAGTTGGAGGGCAGGGTGGAAGAACTCAACCAGAACTGCGCATGTTTCTGCAGCAACCAACTCCGAAAG TCATCTGAAGACAACATTGGGATTACTCCAAATGGTGATATAGCTGAAGATTTAAGCAGGGATGAAAATCCAAGCAGTAGTACATCAGGGATGTCCAAAGAAAATGGGAATTTAAAACTGTCAATCAAGAG CGATCATTCCAGTGCATCGGAGTTGGAACCAAAAACCTGCTCTGTCAACAACACGGACCACAATGCCAATGAGGAGTTGGGTGAACTAGAGTCATTGAAGGAGAGAAACAAATCaatggaaaatgaactgaaggAGATGCAAGAAAGATATTCGGAAATGAGTCTCAAGTTTGCACAGGTAGAAGGTGAAAGACAACAGCTGACGATGACGCTACGAAATCTTAAGAATGCCACTGCCAGGAAGACCTGA